From the genome of Falco cherrug isolate bFalChe1 chromosome 14, bFalChe1.pri, whole genome shotgun sequence, one region includes:
- the CDH8 gene encoding cadherin-8 isoform X3 → MNEPARRGPSDNTLSILAKHSGFSRQKQEVYLLPIIISDSGNPPMSSTSTLTIRVCGCSSDGIVQSCNVEAYVLPIGLSMGALIAILACIILLLVIVVLFVTLRRHKNEPLIIKDDEDVRENIIRYDDEGGGEEDTEAFDIATLQNPDGINGFLPRKDIKPDLQFMPRQGLAPVPNGVDVDEFINVRLHEADNDPTAPPYDSIQIYGYEGRGSAAGSLSSLESSTSDSDQNFDYLSEWGPRFKRLGELYSVGESDKET, encoded by the exons ATGAATGAACCAGCAAGGAGGGGGCCATCTG atAACACTCTCAGCATATTGGCAAAGCATAGTGGATTCAGCCGACAGAAGCAAGAAGTGTATCTACTGCCAATCATAATAAGCGATAGTGGGAACCCTCCTATGAGCAGCACTAGCACTCTCACTATTCGAGTCTGTGGTTGCAGCAGTGATGGTATTGTCCAGTCCTGTAATGTTGAAGCATACGTACTTCCCATTGGACTCAGTATGGGAGCCCTAATTGCAATATTAGCATGCATCATTTTGCTGCTAG TCATTGTGGTGCTGTTTGTAACACTAAGAAGACATAAGAATGAGCCTCTAATCATCAAAGATGATGAAGATGTGAGGGAAAATATTATTCGGTATGATGATGAAGGAGGTGGAGAAGAAGATACAGAAGCTTTTGACATTGCAACTTTGCAAAATCCAGATGGAATTAATGGATTTTTGCCTCGCAAGGATATTAAACCTGATCTTCAATTTATGCCCAGGCAGGGTCTTGCACCTGTTCCTAATGGTGTTGATGTTGATGAATTTATTAATGTAAGGCTCCATGAAGCTGATAATGATCCCACTGCTCCACCATATGACTCTATCCAGATTTATGGCTATGAAGGAAGAGGGTCAGCAGCTGGTTCCCTTAGCTCATTGGAGTCCTCTACATCAGACTCAGATCAGAATTTTGACTACCTCAGTGAATGGGGTCCTCGCTTTAAAAGACTTGGAGAACTTTACTCAGTTGGAGAAAGTGACAAAGAGACTTGA